Proteins encoded by one window of Bradyrhizobium sp. B097:
- a CDS encoding ABC transporter substrate-binding protein encodes MTSSYGWLAASAALLTATFAAAPSHAQISDDMVKIGVLTDQAGLYADAAGPGAVEAVRMAIADFGGKVLGKPIAMVDADHQNKADIGAGIARRWYEQENVDVIVDFANSAVAFAVLELTKQKNKAMLVSSAGSSDLTGKGCSANSVQWTYNTYALANSTVRALAKEGAKSWYFVTVDYAFGHALRNDAAKTVEKVGGSIAGEVRHPLNSMDFSSYLLQAQSSKADVIAFANTGGDLANSIRQAQEFGMAQKQKLAAFLMQTSDIHAIGLQAAQGLQLATAFYWDLDDKTRDFAARFMAKTNKRPTMVQAGLYSAVMNYLKAIEKSGTDDGLKVIAQMKDMPIDDFFARNAFLRADGQLIHDMYLVQVKSPAESKGAWDYEKLIQVIPGKEAFATPEESACPLLKK; translated from the coding sequence ATGACATCGAGTTACGGATGGCTCGCCGCGAGCGCTGCGTTGCTGACGGCCACCTTCGCAGCCGCGCCATCGCACGCGCAGATCTCCGACGACATGGTGAAGATCGGCGTGCTGACCGATCAGGCCGGCCTCTATGCTGACGCCGCCGGCCCCGGCGCGGTCGAAGCGGTCCGGATGGCGATCGCGGATTTCGGCGGCAAGGTCCTGGGCAAACCGATCGCAATGGTCGATGCCGACCATCAGAACAAGGCCGACATCGGCGCCGGCATCGCGCGACGTTGGTACGAGCAGGAGAATGTCGACGTCATCGTCGATTTCGCCAATTCCGCCGTCGCGTTCGCCGTGCTCGAGCTCACCAAGCAGAAGAACAAGGCGATGCTGGTGTCGTCGGCCGGCTCCTCCGATCTGACCGGAAAGGGCTGCTCGGCCAATTCGGTGCAGTGGACCTACAACACCTATGCGCTCGCCAACAGCACGGTTCGGGCGCTGGCCAAGGAAGGCGCCAAGAGCTGGTACTTCGTCACGGTCGACTACGCCTTCGGGCACGCGCTGCGCAACGACGCCGCCAAGACCGTGGAGAAGGTCGGCGGCAGCATCGCCGGCGAGGTGCGGCACCCGCTCAACAGCATGGATTTCTCGTCCTATCTGTTGCAGGCCCAGAGCTCGAAGGCCGACGTGATCGCCTTTGCCAACACCGGCGGCGATCTCGCCAATTCGATCCGGCAGGCGCAGGAATTCGGGATGGCGCAAAAGCAGAAGCTCGCGGCCTTCCTGATGCAAACCAGCGACATCCACGCGATCGGCTTGCAGGCCGCCCAGGGGCTACAGCTCGCGACCGCGTTCTATTGGGATCTCGACGACAAGACCCGCGACTTCGCCGCGCGCTTTATGGCCAAGACCAACAAGCGGCCGACCATGGTGCAGGCTGGTCTCTACTCCGCTGTCATGAACTACCTCAAGGCAATCGAGAAGTCCGGCACCGACGACGGCCTCAAGGTGATCGCGCAGATGAAGGACATGCCGATCGATGACTTCTTTGCCCGCAATGCATTCCTGCGCGCGGACGGCCAGCTGATCCACGACATGTATCTCGTGCAGGTGAAATCGCCAGCGGAATCCAAGGGCGCCTGGGATTACGAGAAACTGATTCAGGTCATCCCGGGCAAGGAGGCCTTTGCGACGCCAGAGGAGAGTGCATGCCCGCTGCTCAAGAAATGA
- a CDS encoding CAP domain-containing protein, translating into MKLLFLALTFVLGITTAASAADYAGSISAYRRANHMPAVKLDAKLNAMALKQAQAMSATGSVSHSAGGSFFTRIAPLKKQRAAENIGAGFIAFAEMLKQWEDSAGHRENLLMPGAKRVGVAFVDNPKSPYRRFWAMVITD; encoded by the coding sequence ATGAAGCTGCTGTTCCTCGCGCTCACCTTCGTGCTCGGCATCACGACGGCGGCAAGCGCCGCCGACTATGCTGGTTCGATCAGTGCCTACCGGCGCGCCAATCATATGCCCGCGGTGAAGCTCGACGCGAAGCTGAATGCGATGGCGCTGAAGCAGGCGCAGGCGATGTCGGCGACCGGATCGGTCAGCCACTCCGCGGGCGGCAGCTTCTTCACCCGCATCGCTCCGCTGAAGAAGCAGCGCGCCGCGGAAAATATCGGCGCCGGCTTCATCGCTTTCGCCGAGATGCTGAAGCAGTGGGAGGACTCGGCGGGGCATCGCGAGAACCTGCTGATGCCGGGCGCGAAGCGCGTCGGTGTGGCCTTCGTCGACAATCCGAAGTCGCCGTACCGCAGGTTCTGGGCGATGGTGATTACCGACTGA
- a CDS encoding AMP-binding protein, with amino-acid sequence MYTVFSVFAATADAAAFKPFLRIPARPDRGYFPDGVELSYGDIARQVCALREHYRAAGFGHGHRACLLLENRPDFIVHWLALNGLGVSIVPINPAYRAAEIAYLIAHAEPDLIVTLHDQKELQKALTGAVPVLEVSGDDLGASVTQISQALRPPPRAGEPGSETEAALLYTSGTTARPKGCILTNEYVVSTGRWYVSHGGEATYHAGTERLYSPLPLFHMAGLTLTPIAMMLTGGCLILPERFNAKLAWRDIVSCRATVLHYLGVIVAALLAQPETPDEKAHALRFSMGVGANPEQRARARERFGIPFVEGWGMTETGRSPFNTVEPRHLETNTIGRSVPGLEMTILDADGNALPPGTVGELCVRHSAATPRRGFFSGYLKDPEATEQAWRGGWFHTGDSAWQHEDGAFVFVDRLKHLVRRAGENISAAEIEAVLATSPLVKQAAVVAARDPIRDEEVAAFIVINDGTKASRELAQEIFHFCRERLAPFKLPAWIAFVRELPLTSTNKIQKHTLLGTDRDPQAHPDMIDLRQEKTNAIRQSN; translated from the coding sequence ATGTACACCGTGTTCAGCGTGTTCGCTGCGACTGCAGATGCGGCAGCGTTCAAACCCTTCCTGCGCATTCCCGCGCGTCCCGACCGCGGCTATTTTCCCGATGGCGTCGAACTGTCCTATGGCGACATTGCGCGGCAGGTCTGCGCATTGCGCGAACACTACCGCGCGGCCGGCTTCGGGCATGGACACCGCGCCTGTCTATTGCTGGAGAACCGGCCTGATTTCATCGTGCATTGGCTGGCGCTCAACGGCCTCGGGGTCTCGATCGTTCCGATCAACCCGGCCTATCGCGCGGCGGAGATCGCCTATCTCATTGCGCATGCCGAGCCCGACCTGATCGTCACGCTGCACGATCAGAAGGAGTTGCAGAAGGCGTTGACCGGCGCGGTGCCGGTGCTCGAGGTGTCCGGCGACGATCTCGGCGCGAGCGTGACGCAGATTTCGCAAGCCCTGAGGCCGCCACCGCGCGCCGGCGAGCCGGGAAGCGAGACCGAGGCGGCGCTGCTCTACACGTCAGGCACCACGGCGCGTCCGAAGGGCTGCATCCTCACCAACGAATACGTGGTCTCGACCGGCCGCTGGTACGTCAGCCACGGCGGCGAGGCGACCTATCATGCCGGAACGGAGCGCCTCTACAGCCCGCTGCCGCTGTTCCACATGGCCGGCCTGACGCTAACCCCGATCGCGATGATGCTGACCGGCGGCTGCCTGATCCTGCCGGAGCGCTTCAACGCGAAATTGGCCTGGCGCGACATCGTCTCCTGCCGTGCAACCGTGCTGCACTATCTCGGCGTGATCGTCGCGGCCCTGCTCGCCCAGCCGGAGACGCCGGACGAGAAGGCCCATGCGCTGCGCTTCTCGATGGGCGTCGGTGCCAATCCCGAGCAGCGCGCGCGAGCCCGCGAGCGCTTCGGCATCCCGTTCGTCGAGGGCTGGGGCATGACGGAGACCGGACGCAGCCCCTTCAACACGGTCGAGCCGCGCCATCTGGAGACGAACACGATCGGCCGCAGCGTGCCCGGCCTCGAAATGACCATCCTCGATGCCGACGGCAATGCGCTGCCGCCGGGCACGGTCGGCGAACTCTGCGTGCGTCATTCGGCAGCGACGCCGCGGCGCGGCTTCTTCTCGGGCTATCTGAAGGACCCCGAGGCCACCGAGCAGGCCTGGCGCGGCGGCTGGTTTCACACCGGCGACAGCGCTTGGCAGCATGAAGACGGCGCGTTCGTATTCGTCGACCGGCTGAAGCATCTGGTGCGGCGCGCCGGGGAAAATATCTCGGCGGCGGAGATCGAGGCCGTGCTCGCGACGTCGCCGCTGGTCAAGCAGGCGGCGGTCGTTGCCGCGCGCGATCCGATCCGCGACGAGGAGGTCGCGGCCTTCATCGTCATCAACGATGGCACCAAAGCTTCGCGCGAACTTGCGCAGGAGATCTTCCACTTCTGCCGCGAGCGCCTCGCGCCGTTCAAGCTGCCGGCATGGATCGCCTTCGTCCGCGAGCTGCCGCTGACCTCGACCAACAAGATCCAGAAGCACACGCTGCTCGGCACGGACCGGGACCCGCAGGCGCATCCTGACATGATCGACCTGCGGCAAGAAAAGACCAACGCCATAAGGCAATCGAACTAG
- a CDS encoding YidB family protein, whose product MGLLDVLNGMQNGPRGPSAPSTPSDSSSSGGSGMSPMTMAILALLAWKAVKHFSGGQPGATAPQPTPAQAPSLPGNVTASLPGGAGGGGLGDLLKGGLGGLLAGGAAGTVLSGGLGDLLSQLQQKGHGDTANSWVSNGPNKQIAPGDLANALGADQIDSLASQSGMSRDQLLQGLSQYLPDAINHLTPDGRLPSGDELSGRL is encoded by the coding sequence ATGGGTTTACTCGACGTACTCAACGGCATGCAGAACGGGCCCCGCGGTCCGAGCGCGCCAAGCACACCATCCGACAGCTCCAGCAGCGGCGGCAGCGGCATGTCGCCGATGACGATGGCCATCCTGGCGTTGCTCGCCTGGAAGGCGGTCAAGCATTTCTCCGGCGGCCAGCCGGGCGCGACCGCCCCCCAGCCGACGCCCGCGCAGGCGCCGTCGCTCCCCGGCAACGTCACCGCGAGCCTGCCCGGCGGCGCCGGTGGTGGCGGGCTCGGTGATCTGCTCAAGGGCGGCCTTGGCGGCCTGCTCGCCGGCGGTGCAGCCGGCACCGTGCTCAGCGGCGGCCTCGGCGATCTGCTCAGCCAATTGCAGCAGAAGGGACATGGCGATACGGCCAATTCCTGGGTCAGCAACGGCCCCAACAAGCAGATCGCGCCCGGCGATCTCGCCAACGCGCTCGGCGCCGACCAGATCGACTCGCTGGCGTCGCAGAGCGGCATGTCGCGCGACCAATTGCTGCAGGGCCTGAGCCAGTATCTGCCCGACGCGATCAATCATCTGACGCCGGACGGCCGGCTGCCGAGCGGCGACGAGCTGAGCGGCCGGCTTTAG
- a CDS encoding TetR/AcrR family transcriptional regulator: MASSRKARLYGGMDAEERRAERRLKLIDAAIEVYGEVGYRGATVKAICEAAELTERYFYESFSNSEALLIAAYNHVVGHLHEEMTAAAAATGDDAEMRLRAALTLYFTRLKEHPKPARVFLLEISGISPAVDAVKLDALRVFSDILVPPTLDPKHSDKAAAATLLSIGMVGAVISIALRWVSKQYPQAVEDVVAIAASFCRVALTEADRRRDLHLL; the protein is encoded by the coding sequence ATGGCAAGCAGCCGGAAAGCCCGCCTCTATGGCGGTATGGACGCCGAGGAACGCCGCGCCGAGCGGCGGCTGAAGCTGATCGACGCGGCGATCGAGGTCTATGGCGAGGTCGGCTATCGCGGCGCCACCGTGAAGGCGATCTGCGAGGCGGCCGAGCTCACTGAACGCTATTTCTACGAATCCTTTTCCAACAGCGAAGCCCTGCTGATCGCCGCCTACAACCATGTCGTCGGCCACCTCCACGAGGAGATGACGGCTGCCGCCGCGGCAACCGGCGACGATGCCGAGATGAGGCTGCGCGCCGCGCTGACGCTGTATTTCACGCGGTTGAAGGAGCATCCGAAGCCCGCGCGGGTCTTCCTGCTCGAGATTTCCGGCATCAGTCCGGCGGTCGATGCCGTCAAGCTCGACGCCCTGCGCGTCTTCAGCGACATCCTGGTGCCGCCGACGCTTGATCCGAAACACAGCGACAAGGCCGCGGCTGCCACGCTGCTCTCGATCGGCATGGTCGGCGCAGTCATCTCGATCGCGCTGCGCTGGGTCTCGAAGCAATATCCGCAGGCCGTCGAGGACGTCGTCGCGATCGCCGCCAGCTTCTGCCGCGTGGCGCTGACCGAGGCCGATCGCCGCCGGGATCTGCATTTGCTGTAG
- a CDS encoding N-acyl homoserine lactonase family protein codes for MKMHMLSGGRLRMSRRTYLPDAARGEMIDLPVACVLLRHTQGNVLFDTGCHPDVATDPEGRLGTLAKYMQPIMPADDHVLTSLKAVGLGPDDIDVVICSHLHTDHCGCNGFFKKATIFVHALEVEAANADNAFDRGYIKADWDHPLKMEIFDRQMDMFGDGKLTLVPLPGHSKGTTGALVKLDQSGEYLLASDALSVRANLDQQTSPRNSLDVDQFLHSLDEIARLEASGVKIICGHDDAQWASLQKGPNAYM; via the coding sequence ATGAAGATGCATATGCTGTCGGGCGGACGTTTGCGGATGTCCAGGCGGACCTATCTGCCTGATGCCGCGCGCGGCGAGATGATCGATCTGCCGGTCGCCTGCGTGCTGTTGCGGCATACGCAGGGCAATGTGCTGTTCGACACCGGATGCCATCCCGATGTCGCGACCGATCCCGAAGGGCGGCTCGGCACGCTTGCCAAATACATGCAGCCGATCATGCCGGCGGACGATCATGTGCTGACGAGCCTGAAGGCGGTTGGCCTTGGCCCTGACGATATCGACGTCGTGATCTGCTCTCACCTGCACACCGATCATTGCGGCTGCAACGGCTTCTTCAAGAAGGCGACCATCTTCGTTCACGCGCTCGAGGTCGAGGCCGCGAATGCCGACAACGCGTTCGATCGCGGATACATCAAGGCGGATTGGGATCATCCGCTGAAGATGGAGATCTTCGATCGGCAGATGGATATGTTCGGCGATGGCAAGTTGACGCTGGTGCCGCTGCCGGGACATTCGAAGGGAACGACCGGCGCGCTGGTCAAGCTGGATCAGAGCGGCGAATATCTGCTCGCGTCCGACGCGCTCAGTGTGCGCGCCAATCTCGATCAGCAGACCTCACCGAGGAACAGCCTCGACGTCGACCAGTTCCTGCACTCGCTCGACGAGATCGCGCGGCTTGAGGCATCCGGCGTCAAGATCATCTGCGGGCATGACGATGCACAGTGGGCCAGCCTGCAAAAGGGTCCGAACGCGTATATGTGA
- a CDS encoding SDR family oxidoreductase codes for MSKDGLCAIVTGSASGLGAATAQILATPGARLIINYSNSKAEAEATAEACRKQGAEVLVVQGDVSRDEDCKKIAAAAQGWGRLDVLVNNAGTTKHVPHHDLDGLTAEDFQRIYAVNTIGPFQMVRAARALLEAGAKASGRPSAVVNVSSIAGISGGGSSVAYAASKGALNTMTQSLARALAPLIRVNTVCPGYIDTPWFTKGRGEAGAKQVRDAVVARVPLKVASTAEDIANLVCFLASPASSNMTGEFVRMDAGMHLIQ; via the coding sequence ATGTCCAAGGATGGTTTGTGCGCGATCGTGACGGGATCGGCATCGGGCCTCGGCGCCGCCACCGCGCAAATCCTCGCCACGCCGGGCGCGCGCCTCATCATCAACTATTCCAACAGCAAGGCGGAAGCCGAGGCGACCGCGGAAGCCTGCCGCAAGCAGGGCGCCGAGGTGCTGGTGGTGCAGGGCGACGTCTCGCGCGATGAGGACTGCAAGAAGATCGCAGCCGCTGCGCAGGGCTGGGGCCGCCTCGACGTGCTCGTCAACAATGCCGGCACCACGAAGCATGTGCCGCATCACGATCTCGACGGCCTGACGGCGGAGGATTTCCAGCGCATCTATGCTGTCAACACCATCGGCCCGTTCCAGATGGTTCGTGCCGCGCGTGCGCTGCTCGAAGCCGGCGCGAAGGCCTCCGGCCGTCCCTCGGCGGTGGTCAACGTCTCCTCGATCGCCGGCATTTCCGGCGGCGGTTCGTCGGTGGCCTATGCCGCGAGCAAGGGCGCGCTCAACACCATGACGCAGTCGCTGGCGCGCGCGCTGGCGCCGTTGATCCGCGTCAACACGGTGTGTCCGGGCTATATCGATACGCCCTGGTTCACCAAGGGCCGTGGCGAGGCGGGCGCCAAGCAGGTGCGTGACGCCGTGGTCGCGCGTGTGCCGCTGAAGGTCGCGTCAACGGCCGAAGATATCGCCAATCTCGTCTGCTTCCTGGCGAGCCCGGCGTCGAGCAACATGACCGGCGAATTCGTCCGCATGGACGCCGGCATGCACCTCATTCAGTGA
- a CDS encoding NAD(P)/FAD-dependent oxidoreductase, with amino-acid sequence MSAHFDVLIVGAGLSGIGAGYHLQTNCPDRSYAILEGRDCIGGTWDLFRYPGIRSDSDMYTLGYSFRPWTEPKAIADGPSILNYVRETARMYGIDKNIRFNHRVVRADWSSADSQWTVEVERGPEKTIERLTCSFLFMCSGYYKYEHGYTPDFPGIADFAGRVVHPQKWTDDIDYAGKNVVVIGSGATAVTLVPEMAKTAAHVTMLQRSPTYVVARPDEDKVANWLRARLPAKLAYSLTRWKNVLLGMYFYRLCKRDPERVKKLILGGVRHALGPDYDVATHFTPSYNPWDQRLCLVPNGDLFQSLRSGGSSVVTDQIETFTRGGIKLKSGNVLDADVVVTATGLDLQVLGGLEIKVDGVPVDLSKTMNYKGLMYSGVPNLAAAFGYTNASWTLKCDLSCEYVCRMLNHMKANGYAQVTPRRNDPTVTELPWVDFSSGYIQRAAARFPKQGSRRPWRLYQNYALDIMTLRFGSLKDEAIEFLPARRASAANAAANPARQVA; translated from the coding sequence ATGTCTGCTCATTTCGACGTGTTGATCGTGGGTGCCGGGCTGTCGGGCATCGGTGCCGGCTATCATCTGCAGACCAATTGTCCGGACCGCAGTTACGCCATTCTCGAAGGCCGCGATTGCATCGGCGGGACCTGGGACCTGTTCCGCTATCCCGGCATCCGCTCCGACTCCGACATGTACACGCTCGGCTATTCGTTCCGGCCATGGACCGAGCCGAAGGCGATCGCCGATGGCCCGTCGATCCTGAATTATGTGCGCGAGACCGCGCGCATGTACGGCATCGACAAGAACATCCGCTTCAACCACCGCGTCGTGCGCGCCGACTGGTCGTCGGCCGACTCACAATGGACGGTCGAAGTCGAGCGCGGGCCGGAGAAGACGATCGAGCGCCTCACCTGCAGCTTCCTGTTCATGTGCAGCGGCTACTACAAATATGAGCACGGCTACACGCCTGACTTCCCCGGTATCGCCGATTTCGCCGGCCGCGTCGTCCATCCGCAGAAGTGGACCGATGACATCGACTATGCCGGCAAGAACGTGGTGGTGATCGGCAGCGGCGCGACCGCGGTGACGCTGGTGCCGGAAATGGCCAAGACCGCCGCCCATGTCACGATGCTGCAGCGTTCGCCGACCTATGTCGTCGCGCGGCCGGATGAGGACAAGGTCGCCAACTGGCTGCGGGCGCGGCTACCCGCAAAACTCGCTTATAGCCTCACGCGCTGGAAGAACGTGCTGCTCGGCATGTATTTCTACCGGCTTTGCAAGCGCGATCCGGAGCGCGTGAAGAAGCTGATCCTCGGCGGCGTGCGCCATGCGCTCGGCCCCGATTACGACGTCGCCACCCATTTCACGCCGAGCTACAATCCGTGGGACCAGCGGCTCTGCCTGGTGCCGAACGGCGATCTCTTTCAGTCGCTGCGCAGCGGCGGCTCGTCTGTCGTGACCGACCAGATCGAGACCTTCACGCGTGGGGGCATCAAGCTCAAGAGCGGCAATGTGCTCGACGCCGACGTCGTGGTGACCGCGACCGGCCTCGATCTGCAGGTGCTCGGCGGGCTCGAGATCAAGGTCGACGGCGTGCCGGTCGATCTGTCGAAGACCATGAACTACAAGGGGCTAATGTATTCGGGCGTGCCGAATCTCGCCGCCGCATTCGGCTACACCAACGCATCCTGGACGCTGAAATGCGACCTGAGCTGCGAATATGTCTGCCGCATGCTCAACCACATGAAGGCGAACGGCTACGCGCAAGTGACGCCGCGGCGGAACGATCCGACCGTGACCGAGCTGCCCTGGGTGGATTTCTCCTCGGGCTACATCCAGCGCGCCGCCGCCAGGTTCCCCAAGCAGGGCTCGCGCCGGCCGTGGCGACTCTACCAGAACTATGCGCTCGATATCATGACGCTGCGCTTCGGCTCGCTGAAGGATGAGGCGATCGAGTTTCTGCCGGCGCGCCGGGCCAGCGCGGCGAATGCTGCCGCGAATCCGGCCCGGCAGGTGGCGTAG
- a CDS encoding GlsB/YeaQ/YmgE family stress response membrane protein: protein MGGIIWVIIVGFVAGIIARLLSPGPNNPSGFILTTVLGIAGAFLATFIGQAIGHYGPEQGAGFITATIGALVVLFIWNRLVAARVIPDLGNK, encoded by the coding sequence ATGGGCGGCATCATCTGGGTCATCATCGTCGGCTTTGTCGCGGGAATCATCGCGCGGCTCCTGTCGCCGGGACCGAATAATCCAAGCGGCTTTATTCTCACCACCGTGCTCGGCATCGCCGGCGCGTTTCTCGCGACCTTCATCGGCCAGGCCATCGGCCATTACGGTCCTGAACAGGGCGCCGGCTTCATCACCGCCACGATCGGCGCGCTGGTGGTGCTGTTCATCTGGAACCGGCTGGTCGCGGCGCGCGTGATCCCGGATTTGGGAAACAAATAG
- a CDS encoding tetratricopeptide repeat protein, producing MGQVVEAERLAAEVLKANRTDVGAASILARALMAQRRNEEAIAPLERATRRVEDAGLETLLGAALAGAGRRSEAIDLLRRTTARRPPFLPAFQELAGQLAAAGRFDEAVAVIDSALAFAPASLELQLLLAQILPHRNERGRAREILEKLRTVAPGHPDVLAALARVLLLDGEYAAAADLYRQVLAQRPDDPLTRTSFSACLLEMGDRAAGEANLRLALRGRPQMIGRTTSALAMASHGRFFFRPSAAAKFLS from the coding sequence ATGGGGCAGGTCGTCGAAGCCGAGCGGCTGGCGGCGGAGGTGTTGAAGGCAAACCGGACCGATGTCGGCGCGGCCTCGATCCTGGCACGAGCGCTGATGGCCCAGAGGCGCAACGAGGAGGCGATCGCGCCGCTCGAGCGCGCCACGCGCCGTGTCGAGGATGCCGGCCTCGAAACCCTGCTCGGCGCGGCACTCGCCGGCGCCGGCCGCCGCAGCGAGGCGATCGATCTGTTGCGGCGGACCACCGCGCGGCGGCCGCCGTTCCTTCCCGCATTTCAGGAGCTGGCAGGGCAATTGGCCGCGGCCGGCCGCTTCGACGAGGCGGTTGCCGTCATCGATAGCGCGCTTGCTTTCGCGCCCGCGAGCCTCGAATTGCAGCTTTTGCTCGCGCAGATCCTGCCCCATCGCAATGAGCGCGGCCGCGCGCGCGAGATTCTGGAGAAGCTGCGCACGGTGGCGCCGGGCCATCCTGATGTTCTGGCCGCGCTCGCGCGCGTGCTGCTGCTCGATGGCGAATACGCGGCTGCGGCGGATCTCTACCGTCAGGTGCTGGCGCAGCGCCCCGATGATCCCCTGACACGGACCAGCTTCTCCGCCTGTCTTCTGGAAATGGGCGACCGCGCTGCCGGCGAAGCCAATCTGCGTCTGGCGTTGCGCGGCCGTCCGCAAATGATCGGCCGCACCACGTCGGCGCTGGCCATGGCATCGCATGGCCGCTTCTTCTTCCGTCCCAGCGCGGCTGCAAAGTTTCTCAGCTAG
- a CDS encoding 2-dehydropantoate 2-reductase, producing the protein MNADRPIGIAGAGSIGCFVGGMVAASGRRVALLARPRLIQEIAGNGLRVSSFDGSERAVSADRLILSDDPSILRDVETALVTVKSADTAEIAELIARHAAADAAVISLQNGVGNVPLLRERLPGRKVLGGMVPFNVVALGGGRFHRSTSGDIVIAQDDAGTAARLSVPGLAMKGTANIDGVQWGKLIVNLNNALNALSNVPLRQQLAQRGWRRLFADQMAEGLAAIRAEGIVPVSPTPLPSSWMPALLRLPDTLFDMLLGRTMKIDPEARSSMWEDLQRGRRTEIDYLQGVITAIADRRGLEAPLSRRVIALIRKAEADGKGSPGLTPEQIRDGR; encoded by the coding sequence ATGAACGCGGACCGGCCGATCGGCATCGCGGGCGCCGGAAGCATCGGTTGCTTCGTCGGCGGCATGGTGGCTGCGTCCGGCCGCCGCGTCGCGCTGCTGGCGCGGCCGCGGTTGATCCAGGAGATTGCAGGCAACGGCTTGCGGGTCAGCAGTTTCGACGGCTCGGAGCGGGCGGTATCCGCGGACCGGCTCATTCTGTCCGACGATCCGTCGATCCTGCGCGACGTCGAGACGGCGCTGGTGACGGTGAAGAGCGCCGATACAGCCGAGATCGCTGAATTGATCGCGCGCCACGCAGCCGCCGATGCCGCGGTGATCAGCCTGCAGAATGGCGTCGGCAATGTGCCGCTGCTGCGCGAGCGCCTGCCGGGCCGCAAGGTGCTCGGCGGCATGGTGCCGTTCAATGTGGTCGCACTCGGCGGCGGCCGCTTCCATCGCTCGACCTCGGGCGACATCGTGATCGCCCAGGATGATGCTGGCACCGCGGCACGGCTCTCGGTGCCAGGTCTTGCGATGAAGGGCACCGCCAACATCGACGGCGTGCAGTGGGGCAAGCTGATCGTCAATCTCAACAACGCGCTCAATGCGCTGTCCAACGTTCCGCTGCGGCAGCAGCTCGCACAGCGCGGCTGGCGACGACTGTTCGCCGACCAGATGGCTGAGGGTTTGGCGGCGATTCGCGCCGAAGGGATTGTGCCGGTGTCGCCGACGCCGCTGCCTTCGAGCTGGATGCCGGCATTGCTGCGGCTGCCGGACACGCTGTTCGACATGCTGCTCGGCCGCACCATGAAGATCGATCCCGAAGCGCGCTCCTCGATGTGGGAAGATCTGCAGCGTGGCCGGCGCACCGAGATCGACTATCTGCAGGGCGTGATCACCGCGATCGCGGATCGCCGCGGGCTGGAGGCGCCGCTGTCGCGCCGCGTCATCGCGCTGATCCGCAAGGCGGAGGCCGACGGCAAGGGCTCGCCGGGGCTGACGCCGGAGCAGATTCGCGATGGCCGCTGA